In Terriglobus sp. TAA 43, a single window of DNA contains:
- a CDS encoding ROK family protein: MRIGVDLGGTKIEGRAFDNNGQELDRLRVPTPREDYDGTVATIIEVAKSLETRLGQQGTLGVGIPGSVVKSTGLVKNANSTWLNGRPLEKDLSKAWGREVRCANDANCLAVSEAVDGAGAGYNVVFGVILGTGCGGGVAIAGRVHNGPNGIGGEWGHNSLPMQREGEWPGPECYCGQRGCMETWVAGSGLERDFLAVTGKALRGPEIVKLSESGDAEAEAALARLEDRLARGLSNVCNLLDPDAIVFGGGLSQLDRLYTNVPQLIAQYTFGKGFETPLRKAVHGDASGVRGAAWLWPQE; this comes from the coding sequence ATGCGTATTGGAGTTGACCTCGGCGGCACGAAAATCGAAGGCCGCGCGTTTGATAACAACGGACAGGAACTGGATCGTCTGCGCGTTCCCACACCGCGTGAAGATTACGACGGCACCGTCGCAACCATCATTGAGGTAGCCAAGTCGCTGGAGACGCGTCTGGGCCAGCAGGGGACGCTGGGTGTTGGCATCCCCGGGTCGGTGGTGAAGTCCACTGGCTTGGTGAAGAATGCGAACTCCACGTGGCTGAATGGCCGTCCGCTGGAGAAGGATCTTTCCAAGGCGTGGGGCCGCGAAGTTCGCTGCGCCAACGACGCCAACTGCCTCGCTGTTTCGGAAGCAGTGGATGGAGCGGGCGCGGGATACAACGTTGTCTTCGGCGTCATCCTTGGTACCGGATGCGGCGGCGGTGTTGCAATCGCAGGCCGGGTACACAACGGTCCGAACGGCATTGGCGGCGAGTGGGGACACAACTCGTTGCCGATGCAGCGCGAAGGCGAATGGCCTGGTCCTGAGTGCTACTGCGGTCAGCGCGGCTGCATGGAGACGTGGGTTGCTGGATCAGGGCTGGAACGCGACTTTCTTGCTGTCACTGGCAAGGCGTTGCGCGGACCTGAGATCGTCAAGCTGAGCGAAAGTGGCGATGCTGAAGCAGAAGCCGCATTGGCGCGTCTGGAAGATCGTCTTGCACGCGGCCTGTCCAACGTCTGCAACCTGCTGGACCCGGATGCCATTGTCTTCGGTGGTGGCCTGTCGCAGTTGGATCGTCTGTACACAAACGTACCGCAGCTCATCGCGCAGTACACCTTTGGCAAGGGATTTGAAACTCCTCTGCGCAAGGCTGTACACGGCGACGCCAGTGGTGTGCGTGGTGCCGCGTGGCTTTGGCCGCAGGAATAG
- a CDS encoding CYCXC family (seleno)protein: protein MKRVIALVAVAVLTVAACAQWSNPSKDIPAYNTSAPTKALPPILHDAQLTGVYFSHPYQVTVYKMAAKVSPVLHQMPCYCRCDLGMGHNSLHSCFEGLHGAECSTCMKEAAFAYQQTQQHKSPAQIRAAIEKGDWMNLDLEHVSL from the coding sequence ATGAAGCGCGTGATTGCTCTTGTTGCCGTTGCCGTCCTTACCGTAGCCGCGTGTGCGCAGTGGTCGAACCCGTCAAAGGACATTCCGGCCTACAACACCTCCGCACCCACGAAGGCGCTGCCGCCCATTTTGCATGACGCGCAACTGACAGGCGTGTACTTTTCGCACCCGTACCAGGTAACGGTGTACAAGATGGCCGCAAAGGTTTCGCCGGTCCTGCACCAGATGCCCTGCTACTGCCGTTGCGACCTGGGCATGGGCCACAACAGCCTGCATTCCTGCTTTGAAGGCCTGCACGGAGCCGAATGCTCCACCTGCATGAAGGAAGCCGCCTTCGCCTACCAACAGACCCAGCAGCACAAGTCTCCCGCACAGATTCGTGCTGCCATCGAAAAGGGCGACTGGATGAACCTGGATCTGGAACACGTCAGCCTGTAA